TAGTGGAACAACCTCATAATTCTCTCAAAGCTGCATTAAAGGTGTCGAGGGATGAGTACCCAACTAGATGGATCCATGcctcctacctccatgcttgttCGAACCACAGATGTCCCCCCCAAAAAGTTTTAAATAGGAGTTCAGCGCCTCAGTTATCTTGGTCTTTATCTAAGTCTAAAGGCCTCTAGTCTTTGTTTGAATTCAATCTTTAGGACCAGATAAAGATTGTGTCCGAATAAGCTATTCTTCACTATCACTCAGTCTGATTTACTAAGATTTGTCTTaaggccaaataacaaaaaataccagttgatcgtccagatttttcaaaaaagaggaggataaGGGCCTTAGGCCTAATATTTACCCtaagttacttttttttttttattaagatggccgctaagtatttcaaatcaaacaggccaccaattcttcagtttgaatcaaccggAAACTGATTTATAcctattagttgcatgaggacctgtgttaacactaacactaacagggtcggataacactaaaaaggattgctggtaggcattcactaatattgttttatgaaacagacggttacaagtgttcaAGAGCATCAAGTATAAAAGATTTTAGATAAAACCTTTATTTGAATTAATTCTTTGGGGACAGATAAAAGCCAAGTCCATTTAAGCGGACATGGCCaaaatctatttaaaaaaaacagtattcttCAGTATCAGTGCTTATTTAAAATCTCTCAGATTGCCAGATAAAGGCCAAGTCCGACTATAAGcggcagtggcgtaaccagaggggggggggggcagggggggccggcgcccccccgctcagaacccttgccccccctcttgcccccccaaatgaaatcagagataagtatattcttatacatagggcttatatataaatcgtttaaggctgcataaaatgctgtcgtaaaaaggaaaacttttattcatatcagtaggccctatgtagactataacatgaaaaatgcgtggaaacgcgcgcgcgatcgtattgtttggtaaatgtttgttgtggttttgcggttacagagagtgcaggatgtgacaaagttctgttaaatacgtggtggtctgaacgcagaccaatactaatagctccgtaaacacaaagtcagatcatgaggtagaaatttctacctccatggtcagatgcactacagagaaatttacaacagcaaacaatggccagcgaaaaaggttgcttagaccatttcttctcctttgaagcaagcggtgcaattgagaggtaggcctattttaaatatccgtttcataactaaccacccacaatttcgatcctgtattttttttttgatggcttacacttgttacaataaggccgagtaaaaaaaagaaacatgtttagtgtctgagtttctcaaaaaaaaggaaggaggaggggctttttattttttatttcaagatggccgccatgaatgtcaaatatcaactgttttttctgctgctgaaatacacaaaacattaatgaaacagtttggtcaaggcattcagacaagacattcagattttttttttttgctgagatcatttaaaataaccctttttcaaaacaaaaacaacaaaaaatttgcataaaaaaaaattaagaaaaaaaagaggtgtcctgtaaaaaggaagcggcggggacgctaaacatttctatttttctatttttacttggcctaatattattatgttttgggtatttacacacccacaaagcctatttgagaatgccgtgtacaactctaagttggtacttggtgaccacagttggtaatttaatcctttatacagtcaaaaagttttatcttacacaaaatgacaagttctctaagatgttgttgttttcgcaatcttttgttacctgctgactatgtagactgttttagaactgcattggtgtgtatcaactatatatcagttaacacatttaataataatcttgcacttctttggcccccccaaatttaatctttgcccccacttgccccaccaaatgaaaatgtctagttacgccactgataAGCGGACGTCATGACAGGCAAGCCTGGACATTTCATCATGTCGTGTGCACAATCATAAACCTACAGTGTTATTCGTCTCTGTGCTACACAAATATGTATCATGTGGGGAATAAAGTTCAATTTGTCTTGTCCTACACTTTTATTGCACCACTGGTCATGGCGTCTTGCACAGCACATCATCCCAGTTTAGCTCTTACCAGCTGTGAAGGGATTACTCCATCAAGTATCAAGTATACATCATGTATGCCTATCATCAACCTTGCCATATTATTTAAAATTCGCCCATTGACTGTGACTGGCGGACCATTCATCATCATCCATACGATTTTCCATCGTTATGTAGGCCtaaatacaaattaataatgCTATTTTGGCAGTCTGCAGTGGGGATGCTAATCTACACAATACATACattacacaaaaatgaaaatttaaaattataatacttttacaaagtattttttctttgccctttgtacatgtagctccaaTTGATGGGTCATTATGATTATATTGATTAAAAATAACACCAAGGTCATACCTCCTAGGGAGCGCAAGCTTCATGCATGAAGCTTGATGGCACTACTGTTGTACTCCCTCATGTAAGCGCATTTCAGTAGTAATTAGGGAGGGTTGACTAATTAGTAATAGTATGGGTAATGGTAGGCCTTTAATGGCAGAATTCCTTGCAAATCCAGGCCCAAATTTCATTGCTCagctaattaataataataataataataatattgaagtcttatagcgcaggtatctaccaaacaagtactcaaggcgctgagtatgtatacaaactttcagaatgatATGTAATTGCAGTgctgaattttgagacccaattatttagcaccttacaaGGGTTTACAAAATGCTACGGTGCATACAACAGCCGTAGCCAGGGACACCaggacgaaccccttctcttttcgaaaagtgcactgggttctttaacatgcgctacacaacacatgggaccaacggctttatgtcccatccgaaggacgaagcaatgtcttgctttaaaaggacacaagtgtcacggctggggagtcgaacccacactctgctgatcagaaacaccagagtttgaattcggtgctcttaaccgctcggccacgacactacGCTCACAGCCCATAGAATGATGCATTCTAAAGAGCACCTGTAATCACAGAATTCTGTGGTAAACAGAGCCTTGAATTTTGGCACAGTTAAAAATGACCTTAATGTTCATCTGTAAGATGAGTATCGATCAAGCATGAAACTTGACAATAGCCATTGCAGTATGAATATAGCCATTGGAGTGCGTATAATACACCTGACATCATATGCAGCCAACTGTTGGTAATATTTTGCTCTTCATAATTTGCACAACAATAGACCTACTGAAAAACCCATTAGCTTTTTTTGTCATTATTGTCTGCGTCAAGGCCATTGGTTTTCTTTATTtgaatacatgtagttatatTTTATATTGAGTAGGCCTACCGTAGTGAACTACCAACGTTGGgcttattataatttttgtattattttttttcttcactacTATAGAATTTTGTGTGGAATATTTAAACACAACTCCACAAGTAATATTCACTGAATGATTTTCGACCATATCACGGACTGAgtgcatgtaggcctactcactGATTGATGAGTGGTGGGTTGTTTCATACAAAGCGACATCAAAGTAAAACTGAGTGCCAGGTGTAGCTTTTGGTTTGGAAGAGATCTGGTCATCTATAAACAATATTTACGTTTGGGGAGAAATACTTGAGTGTTGGTTAAAAGACATCAAAGTCAAGGTGAGTggatgcctacatgtacatgtagcttttgGTTCGAAAGAGGTTCTCTATAGTTTATTTTACAAACAACATATCCGTTTGGGGAGAAATACTTGAGTGTTGGTTAAGAGACATCAAAGTCAAGGTAAGAGGATGCTTACATACAAGTAGCTTTTGGTTTGGAAGAGgttgttaataatttattttacaaacaacATTTCCGTTTGGGGATAAAATACAAGATCTGTGTGTTGTGGTAGATCCACGGCTGCAGCAATGCAAAAAAAACGAAATCAGTTTGGCCAAGAGTTGGTAGGTCatagtttttgtactttttgtttcattttattgttttttttaatgacacaATTTATGTCAAATGAAGAACTACATTGTAATCTTGAAATCCTTAGAGAACATTTATTCTGTACAATCATTACACTATGTCTAAGGCACAGTTTTGGTGATTTCctgacttttttgttttttttttcttgtttttttttatgtattttttgaaactgtttgtaaaaacaaatttgttgactTTTATTGATATATTTATTGCTGGtacttttttaattaatttataattttttacttttgcaGGTAGAATATATATGTTATATAAGTGATCAGCAAAATCCAATTAACATGGTAAGTAGTAACCAGGTACACCTCCATCCACCCCCAGATTAGTCATGATTTCCTTCATCCCTTACccacaaattaattgttttttaaacccTGCTCCTCTCTCCACAAAATAATTAAGAAGACCAAAAAAAAcgcaaacaaaaaagtaaatggcctgacgtttcaaccctagcagagtcttactcaaaggctttttttttttttttaaaccttcgagagactctgctagggttgaaacttcaggccattaactattttttgcacttATACCATCgctccatttggttggtaagttgtttttgcaacagcttattctattttctcgagggaaaaaaaacttaagtAAAAGGAAagggaaaacaacaacaaagcagcacaaaattatgaaaatctAGATGTCTCTTACGCCACTGAGGTAGTGTTGAGCTCGGTtgttgcaggcctgtatgcttggtttctgaaagggcaaggacattttttctttggtaaagggcacccttggaggaaattgttttttttcagtcTCCATGCAGCATTTGAGTGCACTTAtcacaatatttacaaattgtATAAACAGTTGAGAATTATGGTTTAATACTCGGTCAATATTTATACAATCATGGCACATGACATTGCATATTAACCTTAATATTTGTCTCTGATATGAGTTTCGTTTattgatggttttttttgtgtgttttttgtttttacagaacgCTATGAATTCCAGTATAGCCAGTTTTAAGGTGAAGGGACTAACTGCCGCAGTTTTCACTCCGTTTAAAGAAGATGGGTTAGTTGTTTCACATCTTgtcttatttttattgttgtttttgttttagttttggaCAGTTACATTTTTTCGTTTGATAAGGGAGTAGTAACATTTTTAAACTTGAATTGAAGTGCtctgtttgttttacaaataacATTTCCATTTGGGAAAAATATGTGGCGGAGGATCCAAACCTATcgcaaaatctaattttgtattcaaatttgctttttaaaagaaacaattGGTTTTAAACAACCTTTGCAGAAAAACTGTAGTACACTAACAAAATTAATGAAGTAAATAATTCCCTGTCGTAAACTAAAATCAATAACAAAACtggcattttttattttatttatttgcattTTGCTTTTAATGATCAGGAACTTGAATTTAGGAGTTATCGATGCATACGCAGACCAGCTGTTGGCAGACGGTGTTCGGAATATATTCCGTAAGTAGAAATATGTAGAATTGGTGACATTGGTTAATGTTTTCATACATAAATTACACCTATTTGGTGTCCAAATCAATTATTTCCTACCAGAACTTGATTCTTTTAGAGACCATTTCATTTAGTGTCGGAGCAGTAAACTCATGACAGAATAAGTTGCGCTcgtgtgttttttaaaattaaaaatctctTGGTGCTTGCTCAAATCCAAATGGATTAATTATCACACGGTGTAaatagttttattattttgagtcatgtcaatgtaaaaaatatactAGTTTtgaagccttgcattttttttaccaaagttTGAGCTCTGAAAACCATAAAAATGAAGCACAAATATTGCCATAAAATACCATAAAAGTAGAGCATGGAATACCGGAGTACAAATGCTTCAAGAACTTTACAACGTACAGTACTATTCTGTTGGTAGTAATTATGATAGGCCACTTGGTGGTTAAAAACCTCCAAATATTTATCAAAACAGGGcgtgaaaatgtttacaaaaacctctgcatgactttttattttatttgggggTGGTGGCAAACCCAACTAAGCCAACCTGCTCTCTAGTTTGCCTGTATAAAGTCTAATGGATGTCAATAAAAGTTTTTCAGTCAGCTTTTATAGGGTCTTTAAATATACATTTTACTTGAGCTATTTGTTATTTCAGATATCACATCACATTGACACCAAGACAGATATTTTAGTCATcttcacattttatttttttttcagcttgTGGGACTACCGGAGAGGGAGCATGTTTAACAGTGGAAGAAAGAAAACAGGTGGCGGAAAAATGGATCAAAGTCGGCAAAAACAAGTGAGGACTTAACAAAACTTAGTAAATGACCCACACCCACCTAGTCAATGACCCACACCCATTTAGCAAATGACCCAATAGCCCATTTAGTAAAATTAATGGTCAACACTATTCATGCCCATACTCACCTAGGAAATGACCCACACATACCTAGCAAATGAACTCACTTTAATAACAAATGACCGACATCCACTTAATAAACAGCCCAGTCCCACCTAGCAAATGGCCCACAGCCCGCTACAAAGAACACTTGTCGTGCTCCGATCACTCCTAGACTGGACTTGACggctttgttgttgtttttgtttatttatttgtttacaggtttgatgTCATAATGGTGCATGTTGGAACTGAATCCATCAAAGCAACACAGCAACTGGTAAGATAACAAAATGTCTATTTTAAttataaaagtttgtttttttcttttgctaaATCGCAACCAAAACTCCAACCTACGCAATCAGAATCACTGGATACTTCTGACTAACAAGTTATTTTGTAGTAACTTGGAAGCACATTGTTTTCTTGCCTGCAACTGTCAAACAAAGAGTTCTTCAAAGGATTTAGGAGTCCGagagtgttttaaaaaaaattattcattttaaaaagcAATGAACAAAGCATATAAAAATAATTTCCTCGTCTGGCCTCGTCCTCCATGGTATGTAAAatgttctttttattattttgtccaTGTAGGCGGTTCATGCTTCTGAGATCGGAGCTGATGCTATTTGTGTAGTTTCTCCTGTCTACTTCAAACCACAATCAGTTGGTAAGTTCCAAAAACTAAAATTCATGTCACACACGATAGTCTTCACACTTTAATCTGATTTCCAGGTAtctttttcttgaaaaaaaaaaagaactttctTGTTTGCGTTTTGAACCCCAAATTgcctactttttttattttttcccaaatactgtatgttttagttatttttgttttccttctcagAATTACTATTACAGTACCTTTGTGAGGTTTCTAAGTCAGCACCAACGTTACCCCTCTACTACTACCATAATCCTGGTCATACAGGAATCAAttgtaagtaggatttaaaattTGCATGAAGGGAGTTTATTTAGGTTATGTTTgcaataacaccatgtgtaaatctaatGTGAGTATTGCTGGTTCTGATTGAAAATAACtgatggttgacaactcaaggTTTCGATCAATAtgttctgattgtcttcaggaaaaGACGGTCAGAGAATGAAGACGGTCAAAGCATACAGATTGAAAGTTGAGTTGTCAAACACCAGTTCTTTTGAATATTGTGTTAGCTATCATTCTTTCGCTCAGTCTTCTGTGAGATAAAAATGCGATGGATAAAATGCGATGAAAGCTTAATGCATGATGGAAAAAGTCTGGCGTTACTATGGGTATGGGCAAGGGGGGAGTATCAAACTCTGTACCATGCAGCCACTGTTCCGCCATTTGACCTTTATTTTGGGAAAATGTTTTCCTTCACTAAAGAAATCTTGGGTAGAGCCCTGCTTGCTTATTGACTCACTAATAACCAACTTTCGTCCTCTTTGTCTACAGTTACACTTGAAGCCATATGGACTGGTCTCCAGACGACTCCAGTTCCAACGTTAAGGGGTGTTAAATTCACCAATTCCAACTTCTATGATATGAGCCGTGTCATGCTACTGGCAGGAGACAAACTACAAATTCTGTACTCTACTGACGAGGTAAACCTGCTATGTTGTTTGTGTGGGTCACTCCATCGTAATGGGGGCTTGTTACGCTTGAGGTTCAGCCCTTAGATCAAGTGTCAATTTGGTCATTGTCACTGCGTCAGTTTTAGTGTCATTAGGGGTAGTGGTCACCTATTGAAGTCAGTGTCACTTGAGGTCAGTGTTCTGTGCCATGGGTCATTTTAAGCTTTTTAGGGTCATTGGAGCCCCTTagagtcgggggggggggatgggggatgGGGGTGTGGACCAATAAGTCAGGACTACTCTGTGACGACTCCAGCCTCTTCCTGGAGATCTGCCTTGTGAACTTTCTTAAAAATTCAATAATTTGAAAATACATACAACTTAAAATGTCTGTGTTTGACATTGTGCTGAAAGGGAGAAgaggattttgtttttcaatttcttCCAAATTATTTTCGTTTGTTTATATCTTTGCAGCAATTACCAATTGCCTTGGGTATGGGGATTGAAGGATTTGTTGGCAGGTAAGCATTTATTATTGTTTCAATATttcatttcttttattaattCTGCGTGTGAagtcaaggactctcagaaaagcgaacttaatcactggaCTAGCCAAGAACTGAATCGCGAGAAGAAAAGGAAGGAAGGACGATGGGTGGGAAAACCCACAGAGTTAGAtagggactgaacacccaatccacatagtgccgcTGACCCAATTCGGGTCACAGAGGGGAAGGGCagggaaagataccactacgctacacaaacaatattcaaatattcagaaatgttttcaaaaacatGTACCCATCAAGcaggatatttttttttacattaatcTAATTTACTTTAATCTAAATCAACATTTTAAGTCTATAAAGCCTGTACTTTGTGTAGGGGTGGCCTTTCTAACTATATGCCCTTGCAAATTTGCCAAATTTTGTCCCCCAAGGACCAAATGTCATGCCTAGTACCTCTACTCTTTGATGTGAGATCAACTATTAACAAAActacttttatttttgtcacaTGCACGGTACAAATTGGAGACGGCGGAGACCTTTAGATGAGCTTTTCCCATTTATTTGCACTCAGTGTATAACATTACACAGGtgaaactataaataacaaataatacataaataGCTTATTAAATGACACGAAAAATGCACATTATTAAACAATTAAGGGAAGGGGACAAAGGTGAACCATATCAGgctaacaaaaacaactttaaatgcAGAACGAGATACAGCAATAAAACAAGCAATGGCCGAGGGCTGATATTAAATCGAAACTTGAATATAAGACACTACAAAGACAAATCTGGCGTTAAATTACAACGGTGAAATAACTAATACATTAATAAACTTACATCATTGCCGGGAGAGACTCGGAAACTAGGTCCGTGCTCATGGTAAATCGGTATTCTGGGGCGTTCACTGGTATTCTGGTATAAACATTACATAAACTAACAATAAATATACAGGAAACAACGGGGGACTTATAAGAAATAATTccaagcaataaaataaatacaggaTGAAGCAGCAAGAAAATGAATAACACTTCAAATTAACTCCAGAGACTATAAGCCGTAAAAACGGGGGACCGATAGAGTTGGCTAAAACGCCGACAAATAACTATTAGGAAAATAAGAAAACGGCAACTTGCTGGATATGCCGAACAGGAAAATGCTTACATTAGGGAAGTTTTTACTGTGAAGGTTAAAATAAAGATATTTATACATAAGGGAAATAAATGCTAGAAATAACAGTTGtaaacagaataaggttacttaCGGGAGATGGCTACGGAAACTAAAATATACTCGAACAGAACACAACGGAATCAGGAACAGAAATGACCTGGAAATACAGGCACCCAGGtatatgtatacaaaaataGGGGCTTGCCACACCTTAAACAAAATTCCTTAGATGCCCGCAGGCGATTGGCTGTGGCCACTGAACTTTGACTTTATGCAAACAAGGATAAACTGATAAACATAAGAGAAACGTacaaattacaaacaacaatATAAACTCATCaccggtgggagatgacaatTTTTATTTGATCTTTTTAGTACATACAACTATGCAGGCAGAGGGGCAAATAGAATCATCAAGGCACACAAGGCTGGAGACTTCGAAACTCTTAAGAAGGAATATGTAAGTTAAGCCATTCTCTGAGTTCATGATTTTTACTGCGGCTGTAGGGCTGGAATTTAAAGAAAATCTTCCCCCAAGGACCGTCCAaagttttcaacatttttttccaGTCGTACAGAGTATAACATTTGAGGAACAACCGACCCTCCTCCCTCCCCCCTCCCTCACTCCCTCTCCCAAAGTAGTACTTATATTTGTCTTTAAACATTGATGCTCATTATTTAAATATCCACATTTTAAAGTTGTACTTGGTCTCAGACAACCTCCCCTTACTCTTTGTATGACCCTGAAAACTTTGGACGGCATCAAGTTGTATTTTTTAGAATGTTGAGGGAGTTTTCTTTGTAAGTATAAATACTTTCTTCTGtttcacagttttttattttgtttttttcttctctgtaGGAAATGTATCTGGCTTTCATCCCAGTGCTGTTAAAATATGGTAAGTTTGGTTTCTGACAATCACAAAAACCATGTCTAAATATCTAAAATGGTGTAGCAAATGAAATGAGAATTAACTATAATTCATAGTAAACTTGAGGGTACTACCATgtgtaaaattgttttgttggagtgttggctctaaaaagagcctgCGTGAtcttgatgtttcaaacagtataaatactctgctcgtctttggGAGATGAACAACAAGAGAAGAGCAGAGTAAACTGTCAAGACCATACCGGCTCATTTCAGAGTCAACACTCTTAATTCTTATCTTAGAGTAAATTTGTTAACTATTGACCACTGTTCATACCCCGTGATAAGATGTCAGTACCAATCCTCTACTAAGCAGTAAgtactgcaaacaaaatatcaaaggaGTTTTCATTTTGCTCTTGCAGGAGGAAATGTTGGCGTCAACAAGTGTCTGATGAAGGTGGCTAAGTGCCAAAACATCGGTCCAGCACGTCTTCCGAACCCTAACCTTAGCAGTGAGGCACTCCTCCTTATGGAACAGGATCTTAAGAAGATTGGATTCCTTGAATGGATCAAACAGTAAAAGGATCGGGGAAAGATTTTTTTAGAGCTGCTAAGGTAACATTTTGCTACTGTATCTGCCAAGCGGGAATCCAGTTGTTAAATCTTTCATGTGTCGACCGGGCGCTAGCGACTGGTTTTAATCCCTTCAGAAaatagatgtacatgtaaaatgaaaAAGATATATTGCATGGCCACAGTTTTCAGAAAAGAATAGCTGACTCTTGATAGAGGTAACTATTGTGACTaggttttgggggaaaaaaaacagagtaaacttttatttttatttttattattaatggtttatttattccacatatttaaaaaagacactgacagtaaaaaaaaactgaattgcgGTCTTAACTTACAATTTGTCATTTAATAGTTAATATGTCCATATCACTGTATAATAAATGATGTATGAAAGGGTTGAAGGCCCGTCCACACAGGTCCTGATAACGAGAATGAAAACAAGAATGACAAAAATGaacgcccttgattggttgaattgcttcacgcagaatacgcccatgcttattcaaccaatcgagggcatgcaATTTTATCGTTCTCATTTTCGTTCTTggtatcggggcctgtgtggcCGGGCCTTAAGACAGCGAGGTAATTGGGCTGGGAAGTAGATTTCTGTAAAGCAATGTTACTCAGGGCTtagcaattattttgtaatggtTTAGTAGCTTTTATAAAAGTGTCCCCTGGTTTTAGCTCTGAGTAAGGTGATCATCCACACATGCCTTGCTGCTTTCTTGTCATGATCAGGTGACAACTTCTTTTTCAGCTGAGCCAGTggttatttcaaaacaaaaaattggttTATTTCCTTTGTTTTAGATCTTTTTACAGTTGTTTGCCTCAAGGGTGGACTACACAACATGCTGAGATTGATCTTAAGATGTGTATCGAAACTCTGTTTGTCTTGATCAACTCATTCACACAAAAAACTGGCGAActgtttaaaaatataaaaaggactaggattttaaacttaattttttatattgtagggtttaaaatttaaagtttTTAGATACAATATCAAAACTTTGTCAGATTGGGCACAAATGTATCTTTAAAAGTATGTATATTTTATGTATTGGGCAATCTGCCAATAACCACCTCTATATTTGTACTGTATTATGAAACAATCTTGCTCTATATGTGCCCTTTGTGTGTAT
The DNA window shown above is from Asterias amurensis chromosome 18, ASM3211899v1 and carries:
- the LOC139950359 gene encoding N-acetylneuraminate lyase-like — protein: MVSSNQNAMNSSIASFKVKGLTAAVFTPFKEDGNLNLGVIDAYADQLLADGVRNIFPCGTTGEGACLTVEERKQVAEKWIKVGKNKFDVIMVHVGTESIKATQQLAVHASEIGADAICVVSPVYFKPQSVELLLQYLCEVSKSAPTLPLYYYHNPGHTGINFTLEAIWTGLQTTPVPTLRGVKFTNSNFYDMSRVMLLAGDKLQILYSTDEQLPIALGMGIEGFVGSTYNYAGRGANRIIKAHKAGDFETLKKEYEMYLAFIPVLLKYGGNVGVNKCLMKVAKCQNIGPARLPNPNLSSEALLLMEQDLKKIGFLEWIKQ